The Acidobacteriota bacterium region TCTGCGCTTCGCCGCTTATGTCGGTGGTCAGCCTGCGAAATACCAGTGCGTCGGAATGGTACTCAATCGCTTTCAGGTAGTTCCCGCGTTCGCTGTAGAGATTGCCCAAATTGTTGAGTGTCCGCGCTTGCAAGCTAACTTGTCCAACCTCGCGAAAGATCTCAAGAACATCGAGATAGATCTTGAGTGCCGCGTCGCTCTCGCCGAGCAAGTCCTTGATCAACCCGACCCCAAGCATCGAACTGCCGTAATTTGCCCGGTCGCCGATCTCGCCGTAGAGTCGCGCCGACTCCTCGAACTTCAAAAGCGCCGCTTGATAGGACTGAAACGTCCTCTTTGTTCGGAGTTCGATCGCTTCGTCGAACGCAGCCTTTGCGGCGGTTCTTTTTTGCGAGTCGCCTGGTTGGGCATTCGCAGAAATCGAGGCAAGCGAGATCATCACAAGGACTGAAAGCAACAACCATTTTGAAAAGGCAATCTTCATACGCGAAAGAATCTAGGAACAGAACGGAACTCCTGACCGGAATTGCACAAAAATTATGGTATCAAATCGCAAGACAGTTCTGTCCCGGAATGCTAAAATTCGGACGAGTGGGGAGCGTGCGTTAGTTTGGAACCTCAAATCGACAAGATCAATTGGAAGATTTTATCCGAGCTTCAGGATGACGCCCGAATTTCGTATGCCGAACTGGGCCGGCGCGTCGGTCTGACAACGCCGGCCGTCATTGAACGCGTCCGCAAACTCGAAGACCTTGGCGTAATCACGGGTTATCGGGCGGAAATTGATCCCGCGAAGATCGGTTTGCCGATCACCGCGTTCATCAGGATGAGCATCACCGGCATCGATTACTCGCACATCATTGAAACCGTGAACACATCAAAAGAAGTTCTCGAATGTCATCGCGGCACGGGCGGCGATTCGTTCATTATGAAGGTTTCGGTCGCCGACGTCGGACACTTGCAGATGTTGATCGACAAGCTTACTCCTTACGGAATAACAACAACTTCCATCGTTCTTTCATCACCCATCAAACGCCGGAGCATTGAACCGAATTCCTGACCGACGCAAAATCTTTTCAGAATCCCGTCGTTGTTACATTGGTTCGCTGTCAAACCTGATCATTTGTGAGATTCATTTATGGCTGATACTTCTTGGGTTGCGAAAAAGACCGTGACCGGCGATCTTCGGGATTCCGACGTTCAAAAGATCAAATCGTTTTCTTTCGGCGGAATCGGTTTCGATCCGAAGACATTTCCGCTCCTCGCGGATTTCATCGATCGCGGTCAGATCAAAGTCGAATACGATTCCGAAAAAGGCGGAATGGCGGAATATGACTACAAGACGAACACGATCGTTCTCGGATTTACGTGGTGTCTCGATTCGGTCAAAGACGCGCTGATAATTCACGAATGTACGCACGCCGTTTACGATGTCGCAAAAACAAAAATGTCGACGGCGATCTCGGAATCGATCGCCTACATCGTGCAGTGCCAGTATCTGCTTGTTAAACGCGGAGACGGAAAACGTCTGACCAGCCCGAACAAGGCCAAAGACCTGGTTTTCGAACTCGCCTGGAAGATCGCCGCGAAACTCCAGAACGGGCAATCGGTCGACTTGACGGACAAAAGCAATCTGCAGGAGGCCGTTTCGAAACACCCGTTCTATATGGGCAAATCGGCCGGCGACGCCGGCTTCGACGGAGTGTAGATTCCAAGTTCCAGGATTCCGGTCTTCTTGGAGCCAGTCGGAAAGAACCGTTTGAGTGCTTGGCCGACGCGTGGGTTCCGCTCTCATTGAGTCGCCTTCCTTTCGGAAAGATAAAAATGCCAAAGAAGCCTGGCGGCCGACGCGCGGTGCGGTTTCCAGCGTTCGGCAATGACCTGAAACTCTTCCGAGTTCGGCGCCTGCTCCAGATTTTTGAGTTTCCGGTACGCGACGTGGAGCGCGAGGTCGCCTTTCGGCATCACGTCCGGACGACGCATCGCCATCAAAAGAAAGATGTCAGCCGTCCAATCGCCGATTCCCTTCACTTTCTTCAGTTCGTTTTTGGCGTCGGCATCGGACAATTCGTGCACTGTTTCCAAATCGAGAGTTCCTTCATCGATCGATTTGGCAAGTTCACGGACGTAGCCGGCTTTCTGACGCGAAAAGTAACAGGACCGCAGTTCTTCATCGGTCATCCTGAGCAAATACTCAGGCGTCACCTCGTTGATTCGTTCCTTCAACTTGTTGAAAGCCGCGAGCGCGGAGGCAAGCGAAACCTGTTGTTCAAGAATGATATGAACCAGTGTCGCAAACGTCGCCTCGCGCGCCCATAGCGGCGGCGTCCCGAATCGCTCGAGAATCCATCCGAATTCCGGTTCGATCTCCGCCAATTCACGGCAAGCCGATGCGAGAGCCTGTTCGTTCAACTGCGCGATTCCCATTCGGATCAGCGTACAGCGGACAGCTGAAAACTGAAAGCCGACACCCCAAACTATCAACTGTCCACTATGCACTATCAACTATTCCGAAGTCCGTCTTCGAATTTCTGCGTCTTCGGATTACAATTGCGTCGATGTCTGAAAAACACTTCCGGACCTGTAACCTTTGCGAGGCTATCTGCGGAATCGAGATCGAGTATGAAGGCGGCAGTATTCTGTCGATAAAGGGCGACAAGCTGGATCCGTTCTCGCGCGGACACATCTGCCCGAAGGCGCTGGCTCTCAAAGAGATCTACGAGTCAAAGGATCGCTTGCGAATGCCCGTCAAGCGCATCGGAAACGAGTTTCACGAGATCGGTTGGGAAGAAGCGTTCGACGAGACGGTCGGGCGTTTGACCGCGATCCAGAGGGAATTCGGACGCGACGCGGTCGGCGTTTTTCAGGGAAATCCGTCGGTTCACAATCTTGGAACGATGCTTTCAAGCGGCGGACTTCTGAAGGCGCTGAAGACGCGAAACAATTATTCGGCAACATCGGTCGATCAACTGCCGCATCATTTTGCCGCGTGGGCGATGTTCGGGCATCCGCTTTTGATTCCGATTCCCGACATCGATCGGACGGGCTATTTTCTTATCTTCGGCGCGAATCCGATCGCCTCGAACGGAAGTTTGATGACCGCTCCGGACATCGTCAACCGGCTGGATTCAATTACAAAACGCGGCGGCAAGGTCGTCTTGATCGATCCGCGGCGAACGGAATCAGCGCGGGTCGCTTCTGAACACCACTTCATTCAGCCGGGTTCCGACGTCTACTTTCTGCTCGCGATCGTCAACGCTTTGTTCGCCGAGAATCTGATCAAGCCGGGCCGATTGGTCGATTTCACCGACGGAATCGACCGGCTTCGCGAGGCAACCGGGGAATTTACCGCTGACCTCGCCGAGTCAAAGGCAGGAATTCCGGCCGCCGAAATCAAACGCATCGCGCGGGAGTTCGCCGCCGCGGATTCGGCGGTTTGTTATGGGCGAATGGGAGTTTCGGTTCAGGAGTTCGGCGGATTGTGTCATTGGCTGATCAATGCCATCAACGTCCTGACCGGAAACTGCGACCGCGCGGGCGGCGCGATGTTCACCTCGCCCGCATTCGATCTGCTGCAAACCGCAAAGCCGGGAGAGAACATTTACGGGCGATGGCATTCGCGCGTGCGAAAGCTGCCCGAGTTTATGGGCGAACTTCCGGTCGCCGCGCTCGCCGAGGAGATCTCGACCGAAGGCGAAGGCCAAATCCGGGCGTTGGTCACGAACTGCGGTAATCCGGTGCTTTCGACGCCGAACGGCACACAACTCGAACGAGGCCTGTCGGCTCTCGATTTTATGGTTTCGATCGACATCGCGATCAACGAAACCACGCGCCACGCGTCGATCATTTTGCCGCCGGCGACCGGTCTTGAGGTCTCGCATTACGATGCGGTCTTCAATCTGCTCGCGGTGCGAAACGTCGCCAAATACTCGGCGCCGATGTTTGAAAAGGCCGATGGCGCGAAGTTTGACTGGGAGATCATTCAGGAACTCACGCATCGTTTTAGCAATTCCGGTGAACCTTTGACACTCATCCCGCCGGAGACGCGGCTCGATCTCGGCCTGAGATTCGGGCGTTACGGGCTTTCGATCGGATCGCTTGCCGAAAATCCGCACGGCCTCGATCTCGGTCCGCTCGAACCGGCTTTGCCCGAAAGGCTTCTGACATCCGACAAGCGAATTCAGATCGCGCCGGAAATGATGATCGCCGATCTGGAGCGGGTTGGGACGCAACAAGACGAAACCGACAGTTCAACTTTTGCACTGATCGGCCGGCGCAATCTGCGCGACAACAATTCGTGGCTGCATTCGAGCGAGATCTTGATGAAAGGCAGGAATCGCTGCACGTTGATGATCAATTCGAACGACGCCGGGAATCTTGATCTGGCAAACGGCGGTCGGGTTCGCGTCACGTCGCGAGTTGGGAGCATCGAACTCGAATGCGAGATCACCGACGACATCGCGCCCCGCGTCGTTTCGATCCCGCACGGTTACGGCCACGCGCGGGACGGGTTTTCGTCGGTCGCACTGAACGCCGGCGTTTCGGTCAACGATTTGACGGATGAGTTGAAAATCGACCAATTGACCGGAAATGCGGCTTTGACCGGCGTTCGTGTTCGGATTTCAGCGATTTAGTTGCCGATCAGTTTCTCGAGTCTCGTGATAAAACCTTTGCGTTGCCAGTTTCGCCAAAGCTCGAACGCGCTGCGATGGTAACCTGTCCGTGCCTTGAAATGTTCCAAGAACAACCACCGATTGAGTTCATCGTGAGGTTCGCGATCGAGCTTTTCGATCCAGACGTCTGCGTCGTGAAGTTCTCCGAGAAACGTTTGCATCTCGGCGACTTCCTTGGCGAACCGCTTGAGCTTCTTGCCCCAACAAACACCGAAAAACTCGATCGCGTAACGAAGTCGCTTGGCGGCGATCCGCAGTTGATGAAGCCGATCGACTTGTGTCGGTTTGTAAAGACTGTCGCTTAGGCCGTTGAACTCGCGAATCGCCCGTTCTATCGCCCGTCGGCCCGCTTTTTCAAAGCTCGCGCGACAGGGCTTTTCGGCCGGATCAAGAAACACACCGTTGAAACTCAGAAGCAGATTCGTGAGCGAAACTTCGGAAACGCATTCGACAAGCGTTGGCTGAATC contains the following coding sequences:
- a CDS encoding Lrp/AsnC family transcriptional regulator; the protein is MEPQIDKINWKILSELQDDARISYAELGRRVGLTTPAVIERVRKLEDLGVITGYRAEIDPAKIGLPITAFIRMSITGIDYSHIIETVNTSKEVLECHRGTGGDSFIMKVSVADVGHLQMLIDKLTPYGITTTSIVLSSPIKRRSIEPNS
- a CDS encoding DNA-3-methyladenine glycosylase 2 family protein — translated: MGIAQLNEQALASACRELAEIEPEFGWILERFGTPPLWAREATFATLVHIILEQQVSLASALAAFNKLKERINEVTPEYLLRMTDEELRSCYFSRQKAGYVRELAKSIDEGTLDLETVHELSDADAKNELKKVKGIGDWTADIFLLMAMRRPDVMPKGDLALHVAYRKLKNLEQAPNSEEFQVIAERWKPHRASAARLLWHFYLSERKATQ
- a CDS encoding molybdopterin-dependent oxidoreductase gives rise to the protein MSEKHFRTCNLCEAICGIEIEYEGGSILSIKGDKLDPFSRGHICPKALALKEIYESKDRLRMPVKRIGNEFHEIGWEEAFDETVGRLTAIQREFGRDAVGVFQGNPSVHNLGTMLSSGGLLKALKTRNNYSATSVDQLPHHFAAWAMFGHPLLIPIPDIDRTGYFLIFGANPIASNGSLMTAPDIVNRLDSITKRGGKVVLIDPRRTESARVASEHHFIQPGSDVYFLLAIVNALFAENLIKPGRLVDFTDGIDRLREATGEFTADLAESKAGIPAAEIKRIAREFAAADSAVCYGRMGVSVQEFGGLCHWLINAINVLTGNCDRAGGAMFTSPAFDLLQTAKPGENIYGRWHSRVRKLPEFMGELPVAALAEEISTEGEGQIRALVTNCGNPVLSTPNGTQLERGLSALDFMVSIDIAINETTRHASIILPPATGLEVSHYDAVFNLLAVRNVAKYSAPMFEKADGAKFDWEIIQELTHRFSNSGEPLTLIPPETRLDLGLRFGRYGLSIGSLAENPHGLDLGPLEPALPERLLTSDKRIQIAPEMMIADLERVGTQQDETDSSTFALIGRRNLRDNNSWLHSSEILMKGRNRCTLMINSNDAGNLDLANGGRVRVTSRVGSIELECEITDDIAPRVVSIPHGYGHARDGFSSVALNAGVSVNDLTDELKIDQLTGNAALTGVRVRISAI
- a CDS encoding CHAD domain-containing protein; this translates as MTFVPEISCADDALEAAGKILRGRISQIFDLREAVIESEDIEAVHDMRVATRRMRSALRDLKPFADPESLRKLVDNLKSLANTLGTARDLDVAIVGLRSLNEKSDDPAIRHGIEQMIADRVHRREEIQPTLVECVSEVSLTNLLLSFNGVFLDPAEKPCRASFEKAGRRAIERAIREFNGLSDSLYKPTQVDRLHQLRIAAKRLRYAIEFFGVCWGKKLKRFAKEVAEMQTFLGELHDADVWIEKLDREPHDELNRWLFLEHFKARTGYHRSAFELWRNWQRKGFITRLEKLIGN